Proteins encoded by one window of Elaeis guineensis isolate ETL-2024a chromosome 12, EG11, whole genome shotgun sequence:
- the LOC105055289 gene encoding ras-related protein RHN1 isoform X6, with the protein MATIGNNNINAKLVLLGDMGAGKSSLVLRFVKGQFFEFQESTIGAAFFAQTLALNDATVKFEIWDTAGQERYHSLAPMYYRGAAAAIIVYDITSTESFERAKKWVQELQKQGNPNMVTALAGNKADLEDKRRVTTEATRTYAEENGLFFMETSAKTAINVNDIFYEIVLKLKNLGASGSATQ; encoded by the exons ATGGCCACCATTGGCAACAACAACATCAATGCCAAGCTC GTACTGCTTGGAGATATGGGTGCCGGCAAGTCGAGTCTCGTTCTCCGATTCGTCAAGGGGCAATTCTTCGAATTCCAG GAGTCGACGATTGGGGCCGCGTTCTTCGCCCAGACGCTGGCGTTGAATGATGCCACGGTGAAGTTCGAGATTTGGGACACGGCAGGGCAGGAGAGGTATCATAGCTTGGCTCCCATGTACTACAGGGGTGCCGCTGCGGCCATCATCGTGTATGACATAACCAGCACC GAGTCTTTTGAGCGAGCTAAGAAGTGGGTGCAGGAGCTACAGAAACAAG GTAATCCAAACATGGTGACAGCTCTAGCAGGCAATAAAGCTGATTTGGAAGATAAGAGGAGGGTAACAACTGAGGCAA CACGGACATATGCTGAGGAGAATGGCCTCTTCTTTATGGAAACCTCTGCTAAAACTGCGATAAATGTGAATGACATATTCTATGAAATTG TGTTAAAGTTGAAAAACTTGGGGGCTTCTGGAAGTGCAACACAGTGA
- the LOC105055289 gene encoding ras-related protein RHN1 isoform X2, which yields MATIGNNNINAKLVLLGDMGAGKSSLVLRFVKGQFFEFQESTIGAAFFAQTLALNDATVKFEIWDTAGQERYHSLAPMYYRGAAAAIIVYDITSTESFERAKKWVQELQKQGNPNMVTALAGNKADLEDKRRVTTEATRTYAEENGLFFMETSAKTAINVNDIFYEIARRLPCAQPAQNPTGMVLTDRPAERLQISSCCA from the exons ATGGCCACCATTGGCAACAACAACATCAATGCCAAGCTC GTACTGCTTGGAGATATGGGTGCCGGCAAGTCGAGTCTCGTTCTCCGATTCGTCAAGGGGCAATTCTTCGAATTCCAG GAGTCGACGATTGGGGCCGCGTTCTTCGCCCAGACGCTGGCGTTGAATGATGCCACGGTGAAGTTCGAGATTTGGGACACGGCAGGGCAGGAGAGGTATCATAGCTTGGCTCCCATGTACTACAGGGGTGCCGCTGCGGCCATCATCGTGTATGACATAACCAGCACC GAGTCTTTTGAGCGAGCTAAGAAGTGGGTGCAGGAGCTACAGAAACAAG GTAATCCAAACATGGTGACAGCTCTAGCAGGCAATAAAGCTGATTTGGAAGATAAGAGGAGGGTAACAACTGAGGCAA CACGGACATATGCTGAGGAGAATGGCCTCTTCTTTATGGAAACCTCTGCTAAAACTGCGATAAATGTGAATGACATATTCTATGAAATTG CAAGACGGTTACCCTGTGCTCAACCGGCTCAGAATCCAACAGGAATGGTTCTTACAGACAGACCTGCTGAGCGCTTGCAGATTTCATCATGCTGTGCTTAG
- the LOC105055289 gene encoding ras-related protein RHN1 isoform X1, with protein sequence MATIGNNNINAKLVLLGDMGAGKSSLVLRFVKGQFFEFQESTIGAAFFAQTLALNDATVKFEIWDTAGQERYHSLAPMYYRGAAAAIIVYDITSTESFERAKKWVQELQKQGNPNMVTALAGNKADLEDKRRVTTEEARTYAEENGLFFMETSAKTAINVNDIFYEIARRLPCAQPAQNPTGMVLTDRPAERLQISSCCA encoded by the exons ATGGCCACCATTGGCAACAACAACATCAATGCCAAGCTC GTACTGCTTGGAGATATGGGTGCCGGCAAGTCGAGTCTCGTTCTCCGATTCGTCAAGGGGCAATTCTTCGAATTCCAG GAGTCGACGATTGGGGCCGCGTTCTTCGCCCAGACGCTGGCGTTGAATGATGCCACGGTGAAGTTCGAGATTTGGGACACGGCAGGGCAGGAGAGGTATCATAGCTTGGCTCCCATGTACTACAGGGGTGCCGCTGCGGCCATCATCGTGTATGACATAACCAGCACC GAGTCTTTTGAGCGAGCTAAGAAGTGGGTGCAGGAGCTACAGAAACAAG GTAATCCAAACATGGTGACAGCTCTAGCAGGCAATAAAGCTGATTTGGAAGATAAGAGGAGGGTAACAACTGAG GAAGCACGGACATATGCTGAGGAGAATGGCCTCTTCTTTATGGAAACCTCTGCTAAAACTGCGATAAATGTGAATGACATATTCTATGAAATTG CAAGACGGTTACCCTGTGCTCAACCGGCTCAGAATCCAACAGGAATGGTTCTTACAGACAGACCTGCTGAGCGCTTGCAGATTTCATCATGCTGTGCTTAG
- the LOC105055353 gene encoding uncharacterized protein translates to MSEPSNSAPLGLLDHPHHHPHHHPPPPPSSPSSSSPGLARDYRKGNWTLHETLILITAKRLDDERRAGGGSSSSGGAAPRSAEQRWKWVENYCWKNGCLRSQNQCNDKWDNLLRDYKKVRDYEARATASTAAAAGGGPSYWAMERHERKERNLPTNLAAEVFEALTDVLSRRAARRGGAGAAATPASRGLPPPPPPPPTLTPPPQPQTLAATPPPPPPPPPSAQPSVSAEMTETTDSSENEGVEPEAKRRRLRRLGSSVVRSATMLARTLLACEEKREQRHREMVELEERRLRMEEERTEMRRQGFAGLISAVNNLSGAIHALVSDHRNGDAR, encoded by the exons ATGTCCGAGCCCTCGAACTCCGCCCCGCTAGGCCTCCTCGACCACCCCCACCACCATCCCCACCACCACCCGCCTCCGCCGCCGTCATCCCCGTCGTCCTCCTCCCCCGGCCTCGCCCGCGACTACCGCAAGGGCAACTGGACCCTCCACGAGACCCTCATCCTGATCACCGCCAAGCGACTCGACGACGAGCGCCGCGCCGGCGGCGGTagctcctcctccggcggcgccGCCCCCCGCTCCGCCGAGCAGCGGTGGAAGTGGGTGGAGAACTACTGCTGGAAAAACGGCTGCCTCCGGAGCCAGAACCAGTGCAACGACAAGTGGGACAACCTCCTCCGGGACTACAAGAAGGTCCGGGACTACGAGGCCCGCGCCACCGCCTCCACCGCAGCCGCCGCCGGAGGTGGCCCCTCCTATTGGGCCATGGAGCGGCACGAGCGGAAGGAGCGCAACCTCCCCACCAACCTCGCCGCCGAGGTCTTCGAGGCCCTCACCGACGTCCTCAGCCGCCGCGCTGCCCGCCGAGGCGGTGCCGGCGCCGCCGCCACACCCGCTTCCCGCGGTCTCCCTCCGCCGCCGCCTCCTCCCCCCACGCTCACCCCGCCGCCCCAGCCCCAGACGTTGGCGGCCACCCCTCCGCCGCCGCCCCCGCCTCCTCCGTCGGCGCAACCCTCCGTTTCCG CGGAGATGACGGAGACGACGGACTCGTCGGAGAACGAGGGGGTCGAGCCGGAGGCGAAGCGGCGGAGGCTTCGGCGGCTGGGGTCGAGCGTGGTGCGGAGTGCGACGATGCTGGCGAGGACGCTGCTGGCCTGCGAGGAGAAGCGGGAGCAGCGCCACCGCGAGATGGTGGAGCTCGAGGAGCGCCGTCTCCGGATGGAGGAGGAGCGCACGGAGATGCGCCGCCAGGGCTTCGCCGGCCTCATCTCCGCCGTCAACAACCTTTCCGGTGCCATCCACGCCCTCGTCTCCGACCACCGCAACGGCGACGCCCGGTGA
- the LOC105055289 gene encoding ras-related protein RHN1 isoform X5, with the protein MATIGNNNINAKLVLLGDMGAGKSSLVLRFVKGQFFEFQESTIGAAFFAQTLALNDATVKFEIWDTAGQERYHSLAPMYYRGAAAAIIVYDITSTESFERAKKWVQELQKQGNPNMVTALAGNKADLEDKRRVTTEEARTYAEENGLFFMETSAKTAINVNDIFYEIVLKLKNLGASGSATQ; encoded by the exons ATGGCCACCATTGGCAACAACAACATCAATGCCAAGCTC GTACTGCTTGGAGATATGGGTGCCGGCAAGTCGAGTCTCGTTCTCCGATTCGTCAAGGGGCAATTCTTCGAATTCCAG GAGTCGACGATTGGGGCCGCGTTCTTCGCCCAGACGCTGGCGTTGAATGATGCCACGGTGAAGTTCGAGATTTGGGACACGGCAGGGCAGGAGAGGTATCATAGCTTGGCTCCCATGTACTACAGGGGTGCCGCTGCGGCCATCATCGTGTATGACATAACCAGCACC GAGTCTTTTGAGCGAGCTAAGAAGTGGGTGCAGGAGCTACAGAAACAAG GTAATCCAAACATGGTGACAGCTCTAGCAGGCAATAAAGCTGATTTGGAAGATAAGAGGAGGGTAACAACTGAG GAAGCACGGACATATGCTGAGGAGAATGGCCTCTTCTTTATGGAAACCTCTGCTAAAACTGCGATAAATGTGAATGACATATTCTATGAAATTG TGTTAAAGTTGAAAAACTTGGGGGCTTCTGGAAGTGCAACACAGTGA